The following coding sequences are from one Paenibacillus stellifer window:
- a CDS encoding glycosyltransferase family 4 protein — translation MQKNWHPKRNGGGAVKICMIAPGRFPLPGSGSVEICIWETARRLAVRHDVTVISRRFPGLSHQEKREGVRLLRLPADMPGLYLAEALNIIRSGNFGIVQVDNRPHVAAAVKEALPRTPVVLFLHSLTFVPQEAKVRRSLSFADLIAVNSRSLADRLLRRFPSLLPPLRVVPLGADLSRFSPLSAQQRQQTRRELQLPRRFTVLFTGRLIPRKGADVLIRAAALLNRRRPVQLIIAGSGNPSYERRLKRLAKRLRLPVIFAGGIPHSDIHRLYQAADCFVCPSQRHESFGLVNVEAMAAALPVIASRIGGIGEVIEHGRTGLLVDRYREASAFARAIESLARAPKTAAAMGLEGRRTALKAFDWERTASRLELLFAGLCRAREHSPARREYDAPSGSRDSLPTRSLQGSHTLPEML, via the coding sequence ATGCAGAAGAACTGGCATCCGAAGCGGAATGGAGGGGGAGCTGTGAAGATTTGCATGATCGCGCCGGGCCGCTTTCCGCTTCCGGGCAGCGGGTCTGTGGAAATTTGCATTTGGGAGACGGCCAGACGGCTTGCGGTCCGTCATGACGTCACCGTTATCAGCCGCCGCTTCCCGGGGCTCTCCCACCAGGAGAAGCGGGAGGGCGTAAGGCTGCTCCGCTTGCCCGCCGATATGCCCGGCCTCTATCTCGCCGAGGCGCTGAACATCATTCGGAGCGGGAATTTCGGAATTGTTCAGGTCGACAACCGGCCGCATGTCGCGGCCGCCGTCAAAGAGGCCCTGCCCCGCACACCGGTCGTCCTCTTTCTGCACTCGCTGACGTTCGTTCCGCAAGAAGCGAAGGTACGAAGAAGCCTCAGCTTCGCCGATCTGATCGCCGTCAACAGCCGATCACTGGCGGACCGCCTGCTGCGCCGCTTCCCTAGCTTGCTCCCGCCGCTTCGTGTCGTGCCCCTGGGGGCCGATCTCTCCCGCTTCTCGCCGCTCTCCGCGCAGCAGCGCCAGCAGACGCGCCGGGAACTGCAGCTGCCCCGCCGCTTCACGGTTCTCTTCACGGGCAGGCTGATTCCCCGCAAGGGGGCGGATGTCCTGATCCGGGCGGCGGCGCTCCTGAACAGACGCCGGCCTGTCCAGCTGATCATTGCCGGATCGGGGAACCCATCCTACGAGCGCAGACTGAAACGGCTGGCGAAGCGGCTGCGCCTCCCCGTGATTTTTGCCGGCGGCATTCCCCACAGCGACATTCACCGGCTCTATCAGGCCGCCGACTGCTTCGTCTGCCCCTCGCAGCGGCATGAGTCGTTCGGCCTTGTCAATGTAGAGGCGATGGCGGCCGCCCTTCCGGTCATCGCTTCCCGGATCGGGGGCATCGGGGAAGTCATCGAGCACGGCCGGACCGGCCTGCTCGTTGACCGCTACCGCGAAGCCTCCGCCTTCGCCCGGGCGATCGAGAGCCTTGCGCGCGCTCCGAAGACCGCCGCCGCAATGGGACTTGAAGGCCGGCGCACCGCCCTTAAGGCGTTCGACTGGGAGCGCACGGCATCCAGGCTGGAGCTGCTCTTTGCCGGGCTCTGCCGCGCCCGGGAGCATTCCCCTGCGCGCAGGGAGTACGACGCCCCATCCGGAAGCCGGGACAGCCTGCCCACCCGTTCTCTTCAGGGCAGCCATACGCTTCCAGAAATGCTGTGA
- a CDS encoding glycosyltransferase family A protein produces MTLSVAICTRNRHEDLRICLSSIFRQRDMEGSPVEIMIVDDGDTEESWLDEIRRELPSGMELVYYRKKRDEAGLLRSRIFAVKNARYETLLFLDDDVELDEGYLAGLLRTFQQYPDVVAVGGVDQKFSCSLKGRLLMLASGRSRLAPGKLSYSGFASAMNLWNRQKKVFRTEFLHGCNMCFKKASLRDVQLVDWLNGYSLGEDLYLSYLAGLHGPMIVNPELKLLHHGSPASRDKEEIVAYTKVINHYELLKLRTRVTPFRYAMLLWTIGFLYMETVLQRRKEASSGYRRGIRDLKGVQARRGSLGV; encoded by the coding sequence ATGACGCTGTCGGTAGCTATTTGTACCCGAAACCGGCATGAGGACCTGCGCATATGTCTGAGTTCAATTTTTAGGCAGCGGGATATGGAAGGTTCGCCGGTCGAAATTATGATTGTCGACGACGGCGATACCGAAGAGTCCTGGCTGGACGAGATCAGGCGGGAACTTCCCTCCGGTATGGAGCTGGTCTACTATCGGAAAAAGCGGGATGAGGCGGGGTTGCTGAGATCCCGGATTTTTGCAGTGAAGAACGCCCGTTATGAAACACTTCTGTTCCTGGATGATGATGTCGAGCTGGATGAAGGTTACCTGGCCGGTCTTTTGAGGACCTTTCAGCAGTATCCGGATGTCGTCGCCGTTGGCGGAGTCGACCAGAAGTTCTCTTGTTCCCTGAAAGGGAGACTGCTGATGCTGGCCAGCGGCCGAAGCCGTCTGGCGCCCGGCAAACTGTCGTACAGCGGATTTGCCTCCGCGATGAATCTGTGGAATCGGCAGAAGAAGGTGTTCCGGACGGAATTTCTTCACGGCTGCAACATGTGCTTCAAGAAGGCGTCGCTTCGCGACGTGCAGCTGGTGGATTGGCTGAACGGTTACAGCCTGGGCGAGGATTTGTACCTGTCGTATTTGGCGGGGCTCCACGGTCCGATGATCGTGAATCCGGAGCTGAAGCTGCTGCATCACGGCTCGCCGGCTTCCCGCGACAAGGAAGAGATCGTAGCCTATACCAAGGTTATCAATCATTATGAGCTGTTGAAGCTGCGTACTCGCGTCACTCCTTTCCGTTACGCCATGCTGCTGTGGACGATCGGATTTCTGTATATGGAGACTGTCCTGCAGCGCCGAAAAGAAGCAAGCAGCGGTTACCGGAGAGGCATACGGGACCTTAAGGGTGTTCAGGCCCGGAGAGGCTCGCTTGGCGTCTGA
- a CDS encoding YheC/YheD family protein, which yields MKVKSTLTSKWIKTKVLLRSPEIAVLIPETVKLNRDSAKRMLDKYGMVYVKPEVGTYGNGVMRVERRADSSGVTYRYQQGTKARTFSTFEAFYQSLNTATRGRRYLIQRGINLLKVGGRRFDIRVMVQLSPKGKWETTGLIGRVAAKGKIVTNYHAGGKPTAVEKLLSPHMSAAQQEIVMKRLKRLGGDIGRFLQRHYPGFKQLGVDIGLDHMLTPWIIEVNTNPDPYIFNQLSNKSMYRKVMAYRRAQKGTSSRSRTLGVKRRK from the coding sequence ATGAAAGTGAAATCTACATTAACGAGCAAATGGATTAAGACGAAGGTCCTGCTTCGCAGCCCGGAGATTGCGGTGCTGATTCCAGAGACGGTCAAGCTTAACCGGGACAGCGCCAAGCGGATGCTGGACAAATACGGCATGGTATATGTGAAGCCCGAGGTCGGAACCTATGGCAACGGCGTCATGCGGGTGGAGCGGCGGGCTGATTCCTCGGGAGTCACGTACCGCTATCAGCAAGGAACCAAAGCCCGGACCTTCAGCACCTTCGAAGCTTTTTACCAGTCGCTCAACACGGCGACCCGGGGCCGGCGTTATTTGATCCAGAGAGGGATCAATCTGCTCAAGGTAGGCGGCCGCCGGTTCGACATTCGCGTTATGGTCCAGCTCAGCCCCAAGGGCAAATGGGAGACGACAGGGCTGATCGGAAGGGTGGCGGCCAAAGGGAAGATCGTGACCAACTATCATGCCGGAGGCAAGCCGACAGCGGTCGAGAAGCTTCTCTCCCCGCATATGAGCGCCGCCCAGCAGGAGATCGTAATGAAGCGGCTGAAACGGCTCGGAGGGGACATCGGCCGCTTCCTTCAGCGGCATTATCCGGGCTTTAAGCAGCTTGGCGTCGATATCGGGCTTGATCATATGCTGACTCCCTGGATCATCGAGGTCAACACCAATCCGGACCCGTATATCTTTAACCAGCTTTCCAACAAATCAATGTACAGGAAAGTAATGGCTTACCGGCGGGCGCAGAAAGGAACTTCATCTCGTTCCCGAACCCTTGGAGTGAAACGCAGAAAGTGA
- a CDS encoding DUF445 domain-containing protein produces MKSRNLATISLAVMALGFLITLLLPDNTAVELLRGGFEAGLVGGIADWFAVTALFRHPLGLKIPHTSLLLKNRDKIVQSLISAMENELLNKESIENKLRGIRFLSLASAMLTRFLGRKKARMEILDRAAELAGRIPVEKALPFLQSALADYVRRADLKDIADKGVMRLLQDGKDMEALDYGLAQADAWIAKPETQTMLGSLAASKLSEVKLGGFKGMAFQAFVGFVDEDMLGDLLQNMLRSAIRDMQAEDSVYREGIVREIRVALFQFVNDEEKMKSLSDWAVRALQAEETGAFLLARMEEIRAVGIRLLEEDRAAGGRKLFAAYATLLRRAAEEREWIEEYEGRIRSSLIGFVGANHYRLGVLVKENLDKMDDASLVAMLEEKIGKDLQWIRVNGAVCGFIVGLVLTVIGLLF; encoded by the coding sequence ATGAAATCCAGAAATTTGGCTACGATATCGCTAGCGGTCATGGCGCTCGGGTTCCTGATCACGCTGCTTCTCCCCGACAATACGGCGGTGGAGCTGCTGCGCGGCGGCTTCGAGGCAGGGCTTGTCGGCGGCATCGCCGACTGGTTCGCGGTGACGGCGCTGTTCCGCCATCCGCTCGGACTGAAGATTCCGCATACATCACTGTTGCTGAAGAACCGGGACAAAATCGTCCAGTCGCTGATCTCCGCCATGGAGAACGAGCTGCTGAATAAAGAGAGCATCGAGAACAAGCTGCGCGGCATCCGGTTCCTGTCGCTGGCCTCCGCGATGCTGACGCGGTTTCTCGGCCGGAAGAAGGCAAGAATGGAGATTCTGGACCGGGCGGCCGAGCTGGCCGGCCGGATTCCCGTGGAGAAGGCACTGCCGTTCCTTCAGTCGGCGCTGGCCGACTATGTGCGCAGAGCCGATCTCAAGGATATCGCCGACAAGGGCGTGATGCGGCTGCTGCAGGACGGCAAGGACATGGAGGCGCTGGATTACGGGCTTGCGCAGGCCGATGCGTGGATCGCAAAGCCCGAGACACAGACGATGCTGGGAAGCCTTGCGGCCTCCAAGCTGTCCGAGGTGAAGCTCGGCGGGTTTAAGGGTATGGCCTTCCAGGCTTTCGTCGGCTTCGTCGACGAGGATATGCTCGGCGATCTGCTGCAGAACATGCTGCGTTCCGCCATCCGCGACATGCAGGCCGAGGACAGCGTCTATCGGGAAGGAATTGTCCGCGAGATCCGGGTAGCGCTGTTCCAGTTCGTGAACGACGAAGAGAAGATGAAGTCGCTGAGCGATTGGGCTGTCCGTGCTCTTCAGGCGGAGGAGACGGGCGCGTTCCTGCTCGCCCGGATGGAGGAAATCCGCGCCGTGGGCATCCGGCTGCTGGAGGAAGACCGGGCAGCCGGCGGGCGGAAGCTGTTCGCCGCCTATGCCACGCTGCTCCGGCGGGCAGCCGAGGAGCGGGAGTGGATCGAGGAATACGAAGGAAGAATCCGCTCCTCGCTGATCGGCTTCGTGGGCGCAAACCATTACCGCCTGGGAGTGCTGGTTAAGGAGAATCTCGACAAGATGGACGATGCGAGCCTTGTCGCCATGCTGGAGGAGAAAATCGGAAAGGACTTGCAGTGGATTCGCGTCAACGGCGCGGTATGCGGCTTTATCGTGGGACTGGTGCTCACCGTTATCGGGCTGCTGTTCTAG
- a CDS encoding P-II family nitrogen regulator, whose translation MLMLEIIVRPEKADEVMEELLLAGFPSISKMDILGRGKQKGIQVGTNHYNQISKKMLMMVIHEDDKEEVVDIVKRTARTGDNGSFGDGKIFVLPVLEAYTISTGKKEL comes from the coding sequence ATGTTAATGCTCGAAATTATCGTAAGACCGGAGAAAGCGGATGAAGTGATGGAGGAACTGCTGCTCGCAGGATTCCCATCCATCAGTAAAATGGATATATTGGGGCGCGGCAAGCAGAAAGGCATCCAGGTGGGCACGAACCATTACAACCAGATCTCCAAGAAGATGCTGATGATGGTCATTCATGAGGATGACAAGGAAGAGGTTGTCGATATCGTGAAGCGGACGGCAAGAACAGGCGATAACGGCTCCTTCGGCGACGGCAAAATATTTGTTCTGCCGGTTCTGGAAGCGTATACAATCAGCACGGGCAAAAAAGAACTGTAA